One window of Anaerolineales bacterium genomic DNA carries:
- a CDS encoding STAS domain-containing protein, with amino-acid sequence MEFTATELMKGIILLELQGRMDITGVNKIETSFTGYCAGEKPKIIVDLAGVDFLTSIGIRLLVTNAKSMISRGGKMVILNPTPEVMGVLEITDIPAIIPVYSQIESAEAVLLGS; translated from the coding sequence ATGGAATTTACGGCAACCGAATTGATGAAAGGCATCATCCTGCTTGAATTGCAGGGCAGGATGGACATCACAGGGGTGAACAAGATAGAGACAAGCTTTACCGGATATTGCGCCGGTGAAAAACCCAAGATCATCGTGGATCTCGCAGGCGTGGATTTCCTCACCTCGATCGGGATCCGATTGCTCGTCACCAACGCCAAATCGATGATATCGCGCGGCGGGAAGATGGTCATCCTTAATCCCACGCCCGAAGTAATGGGCGTGCTCGAGATCACAGACATTCCCGCCATAATCCCCGTTTACTCGCAGATCGAATCTGCCGAAGCCGTTTTGCTTGGCTCCTGA
- a CDS encoding DUF3341 domain-containing protein produces the protein MTDTKTDTKIVDLLAVFPDLEPAANAIEQLRTLGVHDDCMNVISGIPVTEAMLGRPHQWTNVPRIAMGGAILGFLGAVFLAYIAPFLYPYPIQVSTQSFIPGPPTAVVLFELTMLGMLLSTFLGVFLDSLFPNYRPMKYVPEISDGKIAILVECPHADENKIMDALKKMGAESVRPAEAQHL, from the coding sequence ATGACTGACACAAAAACAGATACCAAGATCGTCGACCTGCTTGCGGTCTTCCCGGACCTCGAACCTGCGGCGAACGCCATCGAGCAATTGCGCACGTTGGGCGTTCACGACGATTGCATGAATGTCATCTCCGGCATCCCGGTTACTGAGGCGATGCTTGGTCGGCCCCATCAATGGACGAACGTTCCCCGGATCGCAATGGGCGGCGCCATCCTTGGCTTCCTTGGCGCGGTATTCCTTGCCTACATTGCGCCGTTCCTCTATCCTTATCCCATCCAGGTGAGTACACAATCCTTCATCCCTGGTCCGCCCACGGCTGTCGTCCTGTTCGAATTGACCATGCTGGGCATGTTACTTTCAACCTTCCTCGGTGTGTTCCTCGATAGCCTATTCCCCAACTATCGCCCGATGAAGTACGTCCCCGAGATCAGCGACGGCAAGATCGCCATCCTGGTCGAATGCCCGCATGCGGACGAAAACAAAATCATGGACGCCCTGAAGAAAATGGGCGCTGAATCTGTGAGGCCTGCGGAGGCGCAACACCTATGA
- a CDS encoding PAS domain-containing protein translates to MTQTPFLLALFFLLLALWFAWRYFQLRRDIAHTVRSLRDTKIPFPQSDRIDKLVSAIESRRAFFESELNSLRKENERLATVLEQLTDGVLIADSDGRVQFANPAAGKLFETSFPAQQSVAQVVRSHQVIEAWKRCQQTRLLQIETVEIPIRKQYLQIIVIPDEHEGGSLILAQDLTRIRKLENVRRDFISNVSHELRTPLASLKALTETLQNGALADPEAGPRFLDRIHTEVDALTQMAQELLDLSRIESGQVQLNFEPIPPRTLIDSAAERMKAQMERANLILEVECETGLPNIDADKSRLEQVLVNLIHNSVKFTKPGGRITLGAEPISGGVRFAVRDTGIGIPSESLSRIFERFYRVDSSRTGSGTGLGLSISKHIVEAHGGKIWAESDGARGSTILFEIPCK, encoded by the coding sequence ATGACACAAACCCCCTTCCTTCTCGCGCTTTTTTTCCTCCTGCTTGCATTGTGGTTTGCGTGGCGCTACTTTCAACTGCGGCGGGACATCGCCCACACGGTTCGATCCCTGCGCGACACCAAGATTCCGTTTCCCCAATCGGATCGAATCGACAAGCTCGTCAGCGCGATCGAATCGCGCCGGGCATTTTTCGAATCTGAACTTAACTCCCTTCGCAAAGAGAACGAGCGACTCGCCACCGTGCTCGAACAACTCACCGACGGCGTCCTCATCGCGGATTCAGACGGCCGCGTGCAGTTCGCCAACCCGGCGGCGGGCAAATTGTTCGAAACAAGTTTTCCAGCCCAACAAAGTGTGGCACAGGTGGTAAGAAGCCATCAAGTGATCGAGGCCTGGAAGCGCTGCCAGCAGACCCGCCTGCTTCAGATCGAAACTGTGGAGATCCCCATCCGAAAGCAATATTTGCAGATCATTGTCATACCTGACGAACACGAAGGTGGAAGTTTGATCCTGGCACAGGACCTGACCCGGATCCGCAAACTTGAAAACGTGCGGCGCGACTTCATCTCCAATGTCTCGCATGAACTGAGGACTCCGCTCGCCTCTCTCAAAGCCCTGACTGAAACCCTGCAAAACGGCGCATTAGCGGACCCGGAAGCTGGTCCGCGATTCCTGGACCGAATCCACACTGAAGTCGATGCGCTGACTCAAATGGCGCAGGAACTGCTCGACCTGTCGCGCATCGAATCGGGGCAGGTGCAGCTTAATTTCGAACCCATCCCGCCGCGAACGTTGATCGACTCGGCGGCGGAGCGGATGAAAGCACAAATGGAACGCGCGAATTTGATTTTGGAAGTTGAATGCGAGACCGGCCTGCCAAATATCGACGCGGACAAAAGCCGGTTGGAGCAGGTATTGGTGAACCTCATTCATAATTCGGTCAAGTTCACAAAGCCAGGGGGAAGAATTACATTGGGCGCAGAACCCATTTCTGGCGGGGTACGATTCGCGGTGCGGGATACGGGGATCGGAATCCCTTCGGAGAGTCTTTCCCGCATCTTCGAAAGATTCTATCGGGTCGATTCGTCCCGCACCGGGTCCGGCACAGGGTTGGGGTTGTCCATTTCGAAACACATCGTCGAAGCGCACGGCGGAAAAATTTGGGCGGAAAGCGACGGAGCCCGCGGCAGCACGATTCTTTTTGAAATCCCCTGCAAATAA
- the surE gene encoding 5'/3'-nucleotidase SurE, protein MTKRILVTNDDGVLAPGLLALAQEMRNLGEVTILAPERNWSGSGHVKTLDRALRVREFRLEDGSQAFASDGAPSDCVALALLGYFKEKFDLVVSGINAGANLGHDVTYSGTVTAAMEAVIMGVPGVAVSLEIPEGTLGPIDYSASTYAARVTVGNVLSHGLPEDTLLNVNIPFLKREEIKGFRVTRQGLRVYHSRLDERIDPRNRPYYWIGGDAPTGVPESGTDVGALAEGFISVSPLQLDLTAYRALSVVSTWEWK, encoded by the coding sequence ATGACCAAACGGATCCTTGTCACCAACGATGACGGCGTGCTTGCGCCGGGCTTGCTTGCCCTCGCTCAAGAAATGCGCAACCTCGGTGAAGTCACCATTCTCGCGCCGGAACGCAACTGGTCCGGCAGCGGTCATGTCAAAACCCTCGACCGCGCCCTGCGCGTGCGCGAATTCCGCCTCGAAGACGGATCGCAAGCCTTTGCCAGCGACGGCGCTCCCAGCGACTGCGTGGCGCTTGCCCTGCTTGGTTACTTCAAAGAGAAGTTCGATCTGGTGGTTTCCGGCATCAACGCAGGCGCAAACCTTGGGCACGATGTCACTTATTCCGGAACCGTCACCGCCGCAATGGAAGCCGTCATCATGGGCGTGCCGGGCGTGGCGGTCTCGCTCGAAATTCCCGAAGGCACGCTCGGTCCCATCGACTATTCCGCTTCCACCTACGCCGCGCGCGTGACTGTCGGAAACGTCCTCTCACATGGGCTGCCCGAAGACACGCTGCTCAATGTCAATATTCCTTTCTTGAAAAGGGAAGAGATCAAAGGATTTCGTGTGACACGCCAGGGGTTACGCGTGTATCACAGCCGCCTCGACGAACGCATCGACCCGCGCAACCGTCCCTATTATTGGATCGGCGGCGACGCGCCCACCGGCGTCCCCGAGTCAGGTACCGACGTCGGCGCATTGGCGGAAGGTTTCATCTCCGTTTCGCCATTGCAGCTCGATCTCACCGCTTATCGCGCCTTATCAGTTGTCAGTACATGGGAATGGAAGTAA
- a CDS encoding PHP domain-containing protein: MGLADLHLHTIYSYDGTATVRAVLQRARQLGLNVIAITDHDEIAGALEAEKLACHYGVEVIVGSEITTAEGDLLALFINEKIQPGLSLIETLLKVKDQGGVAIAAHPMAGGMGMKSLTPASISKALRHPLAGKALIGIETYNGTAIDRISNHYARIFANTINLAHTANSDAHVIDTIGFGATEFPGTTASDLLIALQERTTRVRKLNEWSPLRVMSSWGFRYLESAFTRLVMARA; encoded by the coding sequence ATGGGACTTGCCGACCTGCATTTGCATACCATCTACAGTTACGACGGCACAGCCACCGTCCGGGCTGTTTTGCAACGCGCACGCCAACTCGGTTTGAACGTCATCGCGATCACCGATCACGATGAGATCGCAGGGGCGTTGGAAGCGGAAAAACTTGCCTGCCATTATGGAGTCGAGGTGATCGTCGGGAGCGAGATCACTACAGCCGAGGGCGATCTTCTGGCGTTATTCATCAATGAGAAGATCCAACCCGGGCTTTCGTTGATCGAAACCCTTCTAAAAGTAAAAGACCAGGGCGGCGTTGCAATTGCCGCGCACCCGATGGCGGGCGGCATGGGCATGAAAAGCCTGACCCCCGCATCCATTTCGAAAGCATTGAGACACCCCCTCGCCGGAAAAGCCTTGATCGGCATCGAAACGTACAACGGAACCGCCATAGACCGGATCAGCAATCACTATGCGCGCATTTTCGCCAATACCATCAACCTTGCCCACACTGCAAACAGCGATGCGCATGTCATCGATACGATCGGCTTCGGCGCAACGGAATTCCCCGGCACCACCGCCTCAGACCTGCTCATTGCCCTCCAAGAACGAACCACCCGTGTGCGCAAGTTGAATGAATGGAGCCCCTTGCGCGTGATGAGCAGTTGGGGATTTCGATACCTGGAAAGCGCATTCACCCGCCTGGTCATGGCGCGCGCATAA
- a CDS encoding response regulator transcription factor, whose protein sequence is MPEKILIVEDEIALQDALAYNLKKEGYIIETSGDGLSALEAARKFNPDLIVLDIMLPHMDGFEVARILRKEMSTAILMLTARDDEIDRVVGLEVGADDYLTKPFSMRELIARVKAQLRRARLLREEMGKSVEEARHETLTFDNLTINLTRREVLLNETPIQLKPKEYELLLFLAEHRRQMLSREFILERVWGWDFIGDSRTVDVHIRWLRQKIEENSSEPKRIVTVRGGGYRFEG, encoded by the coding sequence ATGCCGGAAAAGATTTTGATTGTCGAAGACGAGATCGCGCTTCAGGACGCGCTTGCCTATAATCTGAAAAAGGAGGGATATATCATCGAGACATCGGGCGACGGGCTCTCAGCGCTCGAGGCTGCCCGCAAGTTCAACCCTGACTTGATCGTTCTCGATATCATGCTCCCTCATATGGACGGCTTTGAGGTCGCGCGCATCCTTCGCAAGGAAATGTCCACAGCCATCCTGATGCTGACCGCCCGCGACGATGAAATCGACCGGGTGGTGGGTCTCGAAGTCGGCGCAGACGATTATCTGACCAAGCCCTTCTCGATGCGCGAATTGATCGCCCGGGTGAAGGCGCAGTTGCGCCGCGCACGCCTCCTGCGAGAGGAAATGGGCAAATCCGTCGAAGAGGCGCGGCACGAGACCCTCACCTTCGATAACCTGACCATCAACCTCACCCGCCGCGAAGTACTGTTGAACGAGACTCCGATCCAACTCAAACCAAAAGAGTATGAACTGTTGCTTTTCCTTGCCGAACACCGCAGGCAGATGCTTTCGCGCGAGTTCATTCTGGAACGCGTCTGGGGCTGGGACTTCATCGGCGACAGCCGCACGGTGGACGTCCATATCAGGTGGCTGAGGCAGAAGATAGAGGAGAATTCCAGCGAACCCAAACGCATCGTCACGGTGAGAGGCGGCGGATATCGGTTCGAGGGATAA
- a CDS encoding cytochrome c3 family protein codes for MIKKFFDWLKQPLGLIAAGIVFLAVFSVFAYWLYTTQQAPAQPVPGFPHKTHVAFGIQCLYCHPGASKGPAAGIPSQSKCWGCHNQIVKTRDSALLAPLKDAVLNGESLVWVPVAIVPDFVQFNHRAHIAAGKNCEDCHGDVSQMGIYENPQVFNMGWCLNCHVETAGEDQELLIKLSDCGTCHY; via the coding sequence ATGATCAAAAAGTTTTTCGACTGGCTGAAACAGCCTCTTGGACTGATCGCGGCGGGGATCGTGTTCCTGGCGGTGTTCAGCGTGTTTGCATACTGGCTCTATACGACCCAGCAGGCGCCCGCCCAACCCGTTCCGGGATTTCCACATAAGACCCATGTGGCGTTCGGCATTCAATGCCTGTATTGTCATCCGGGGGCATCCAAAGGACCCGCGGCCGGGATTCCCTCGCAATCGAAATGTTGGGGGTGTCACAACCAGATCGTCAAGACGCGCGACAGCGCCCTGCTTGCCCCGCTCAAGGATGCCGTATTGAATGGGGAGTCGCTGGTCTGGGTCCCTGTTGCCATCGTCCCGGACTTTGTCCAGTTTAATCATCGCGCGCACATCGCCGCTGGAAAGAACTGCGAAGACTGTCACGGCGATGTAAGCCAGATGGGAATTTACGAGAACCCGCAGGTGTTTAACATGGGTTGGTGTCTGAACTGTCACGTCGAAACCGCTGGCGAGGATCAGGAATTGTTGATCAAACTCTCAGACTGCGGCACGTGTCACTATTAA
- a CDS encoding molybdopterin-dependent oxidoreductase, protein MSEQFSRRDFLKLAGVGAATTAILTGCGPASRYVKREPYQQMPEYNSVGQSTYYATTCRECAAGCGLVVRTYQGRALKVEGNASHPLNLGKTCARGQATLQGLYNPNRIQGPIKHARGDRLYDSFSNPFLDDINNAPANMTWDEAIQVVADALKNYKPNEIAFLMGMAPDHLFDLVTDLAKATGMNAPLRFGALSMFEARATLSKAVENLFGQPGLPFFDVGGAQTVFSFGANFLETWLSPVSYTRGFAGLREAETKLRGKFVQFETRMSSTGAKADHWVPLRPGTEGLVALAIGKLVSEIRGGAIPRAFSGVNPAEAAETAGVELEALENLAGMFATSNVLAIPGGAALGQSNGLEIAEAILALNALSDNFGQPGGVYLSPLAPDQTGYNRPASAEEMKTFVEKMAGGAIKVLFVHGVNPVFELPKSLGFEDALTSVEQVISFATFPDDTATGADYVFPDHHSLESWGYQRIATGTSQPVLSGAQPVVTPFFDTRSTADVLIAAANLAGGKFASALPFADEVEFLQTKVGALLSQAGGSFDAPDAATFMAYFQQYGGWFRNADARIVPDGSGVLNSNLSGSVAEFSGEGEFFLVPFVSPTLAEAGANKPWLQELPDPTTTVMWNTWIEINPETAHELGIENDDVVKIVGELGEVQAYAYLYPAIRPDAVAIPFGQGHKAYGRYAEGRGANPADLLAAHFNKAGDLAFGGMKVKLEKVSSAERGVGLSRMESRMGVYGESMGEEH, encoded by the coding sequence ATGAGTGAACAATTTTCCCGGCGTGATTTTCTAAAACTGGCTGGTGTGGGCGCGGCGACCACGGCGATCCTCACGGGTTGCGGTCCCGCGTCTCGTTATGTCAAACGCGAACCCTACCAGCAGATGCCCGAATACAATTCGGTCGGGCAGAGCACATATTACGCCACTACATGCCGCGAATGCGCGGCTGGATGCGGTCTCGTCGTTCGCACGTATCAAGGGCGGGCCCTCAAGGTTGAAGGCAATGCCAGCCATCCCCTCAACCTCGGAAAGACCTGCGCGCGGGGGCAAGCCACCCTGCAGGGTTTGTACAACCCAAATCGCATACAGGGTCCCATCAAACATGCGCGCGGAGATCGCCTGTACGACTCGTTTTCGAATCCTTTTCTGGACGATATCAATAATGCGCCTGCCAACATGACCTGGGATGAAGCCATCCAGGTGGTGGCGGATGCGCTGAAAAATTACAAACCGAATGAGATCGCCTTCCTGATGGGAATGGCTCCCGATCATCTCTTCGATCTTGTAACCGATCTTGCAAAAGCCACCGGCATGAATGCGCCCCTCCGTTTTGGAGCGTTGAGCATGTTCGAAGCCCGCGCCACCTTGAGCAAGGCGGTCGAAAATCTTTTCGGTCAACCCGGCCTGCCCTTCTTCGATGTCGGCGGCGCGCAAACGGTCTTCTCCTTCGGCGCGAATTTCCTGGAGACGTGGCTTTCGCCGGTTTCATACACGCGCGGTTTTGCCGGTTTGCGTGAGGCGGAAACCAAGCTGCGCGGAAAATTCGTTCAATTCGAGACGCGGATGTCTTCCACCGGAGCCAAAGCGGACCATTGGGTCCCGCTTCGCCCCGGGACCGAAGGCTTGGTTGCGCTTGCAATCGGTAAACTCGTCTCGGAGATTCGCGGCGGTGCAATTCCGCGCGCATTTTCCGGCGTGAACCCGGCTGAAGCCGCTGAAACAGCCGGCGTCGAGTTGGAAGCGCTTGAAAACCTCGCAGGGATGTTTGCTACATCCAATGTGCTTGCCATCCCCGGCGGCGCGGCTCTCGGTCAATCGAATGGTTTGGAGATCGCCGAAGCGATCCTCGCCTTGAACGCACTCTCTGATAATTTTGGCCAGCCCGGCGGCGTGTATCTTTCGCCGCTTGCCCCCGATCAGACCGGGTACAACCGACCGGCATCGGCTGAAGAAATGAAAACCTTTGTGGAGAAAATGGCTGGCGGCGCGATCAAGGTATTGTTCGTTCACGGGGTCAATCCTGTCTTCGAGTTGCCCAAATCCCTTGGTTTTGAAGACGCGCTTACTAGTGTGGAACAGGTCATTTCATTTGCGACATTCCCAGATGACACTGCCACCGGCGCGGATTACGTCTTTCCCGATCATCACTCGCTCGAATCCTGGGGTTACCAGCGAATCGCCACCGGCACATCGCAACCGGTGCTTTCCGGCGCGCAGCCCGTTGTGACCCCGTTCTTCGATACGCGCTCCACAGCCGATGTGTTGATCGCCGCAGCGAATCTGGCTGGAGGGAAGTTTGCCTCCGCGCTGCCGTTTGCTGATGAGGTTGAATTTCTCCAGACAAAGGTCGGTGCATTGCTCAGCCAGGCGGGCGGTTCCTTCGACGCGCCGGATGCGGCCACATTCATGGCTTATTTCCAGCAGTATGGCGGCTGGTTCAGGAATGCCGATGCGCGTATTGTGCCGGATGGTTCAGGTGTTCTCAACAGCAACCTCAGCGGTTCTGTGGCAGAATTTTCGGGCGAGGGCGAATTCTTCCTAGTCCCGTTCGTTTCGCCAACCCTTGCCGAGGCGGGCGCGAATAAACCCTGGCTCCAGGAACTGCCGGACCCGACCACAACCGTGATGTGGAATACATGGATCGAGATCAATCCCGAGACCGCACATGAACTGGGTATCGAGAACGACGATGTGGTCAAGATTGTCGGCGAACTGGGAGAAGTGCAGGCGTACGCTTATTTGTATCCGGCGATCCGTCCCGATGCGGTTGCAATACCTTTCGGGCAGGGTCATAAAGCCTATGGTCGTTACGCCGAGGGCCGCGGAGCGAATCCTGCCGATTTGTTGGCCGCGCACTTCAACAAAGCCGGTGACCTGGCGTTCGGCGGCATGAAAGTCAAATTGGAAAAAGTCTCCAGCGCAGAGAGAGGCGTCGGTCTTTCCCGAATGGAAAGCCGCATGGGTGTGTACGGTGAATCGATGGGAGAGGAGCATTAG
- a CDS encoding 4Fe-4S dicluster domain-containing protein translates to MSEEETGKWGMVINQDLCTGCQACVAACAMENNISFVGEVDSGYGRSMHWIRIERFWEGEYPEVKMTPQQPMLCQQCGHANCEPVCPAYATVHSQAEKLNLQVYNRCVGTRYCANNCPYQVRAFNWRDYKRPEPLPNQLNPDVTVRRMGVMEKCTFCIQRIHKAQDKAKSEDREVYDGEFTTACAQACPANAIVFGRVDHPESLVSQLAHKGHGVKHLEELGTFPNVTYFKGG, encoded by the coding sequence ATGAGCGAGGAAGAAACCGGCAAGTGGGGCATGGTCATCAATCAGGACCTATGCACGGGATGCCAGGCTTGTGTGGCTGCCTGTGCCATGGAAAACAATATTTCCTTCGTAGGCGAGGTCGATTCAGGTTATGGGCGATCCATGCACTGGATCCGAATCGAGCGATTTTGGGAGGGCGAATACCCTGAAGTAAAGATGACCCCGCAACAGCCCATGCTTTGCCAGCAATGCGGCCACGCCAACTGCGAACCGGTTTGTCCGGCATACGCCACGGTGCATTCGCAGGCTGAGAAGTTGAATTTACAGGTTTACAATCGCTGCGTCGGTACGCGTTACTGCGCGAATAACTGCCCATATCAGGTGCGCGCGTTCAACTGGCGCGATTACAAACGTCCCGAACCGCTTCCGAATCAATTGAACCCCGATGTCACCGTGCGCCGCATGGGTGTGATGGAGAAATGCACTTTCTGCATCCAACGCATTCATAAAGCGCAGGACAAGGCAAAATCGGAAGACCGCGAAGTTTATGATGGCGAATTCACCACCGCCTGTGCGCAAGCCTGTCCGGCCAACGCCATTGTTTTCGGACGTGTCGATCACCCCGAGTCGCTGGTCTCACAACTGGCGCATAAGGGGCATGGCGTCAAACATCTTGAAGAGCTTGGCACGTTCCCGAACGTGACCTACTTCAAGGGAGGGTAA
- a CDS encoding cytochrome c, which translates to MRLFKQLLVVFAVLAALLGLLMVFAYDVIKYDWIVFMEIQSAFDDQEAPLPVPASSIPVEGAAYLPGMGEPLNPVPADEISIARGAELYQIHCQMCHGESGQGNGTVAAFLVKKKPADLSSEIVQAKSDGSMFLTITNGIWNPTNTLFPEVQFSGQMPPLNENLSVRERWDVVNFIRTLKASQ; encoded by the coding sequence ATGAGACTTTTCAAACAACTCCTTGTTGTATTTGCCGTTCTGGCGGCGCTGCTTGGCCTATTGATGGTCTTCGCCTACGACGTCATAAAATATGATTGGATCGTGTTCATGGAGATCCAATCTGCGTTCGACGATCAGGAAGCGCCGCTTCCAGTCCCCGCAAGCTCCATTCCCGTGGAAGGAGCTGCATATTTGCCCGGGATGGGTGAACCGCTTAATCCGGTCCCTGCCGATGAAATATCCATTGCCCGAGGCGCGGAGCTCTATCAGATCCACTGTCAGATGTGTCATGGCGAATCCGGGCAGGGGAATGGCACGGTTGCGGCTTTCCTTGTCAAAAAGAAACCAGCCGATCTCTCAAGCGAAATCGTGCAAGCCAAGTCTGACGGCAGCATGTTCCTGACCATCACCAACGGCATTTGGAACCCGACGAATACTCTCTTCCCGGAGGTGCAGTTCTCCGGACAAATGCCGCCGCTAAATGAGAACCTTTCCGTACGCGAACGCTGGGATGTGGTGAATTTCATCCGCACGCTCAAAGCCAGCCAGTAA
- the nrfD gene encoding polysulfide reductase NrfD has product MADQKQHKDAARSHEEHLREKHLMLDPLPRGKMNEMVMEAMMAPPTWKWWLVFTFLAGFVVWGLFYNWSVLITKGQGEAGVMRPDYWGIFLVNTVFWIGISHAGTFISAILRVFRSEFRRPFTRAAELMTTFGLVQAGFSVFMHMGRVWLAYWLMPYPNQRMLWPNLHSPLTWDLLAITTYVLGSTMYLFLPLIPDMAMARDRSTGWRKTFYKILALGFRGTEGEWTHLRNAMNIFAFAIIPVMFSVHTIVSWDFAAATRPGWNSTIFGPYFVIGALHSGMGAAIAVLAVIRGTMKNMKYFIRPEHFDAVGKLMLIISMGWTYFFFNDYMVQWYGGDKWTRQLLHFHEAGPLGWLWFVMLISNIAIPWAILWNQKWRSTPWLVATVGIIINVGMWIERYVIIPISVTINRMPFTWRMYTPGIEIPMGLGTVALFILLYMIASKLIPLIPVWEVQEGQMAHAFKKFGRETVVTVSELE; this is encoded by the coding sequence ATGGCAGATCAGAAACAACACAAGGATGCCGCGCGATCGCACGAAGAGCATCTTCGCGAAAAGCACCTGATGCTCGACCCGCTCCCACGCGGGAAGATGAACGAGATGGTCATGGAGGCAATGATGGCGCCTCCCACCTGGAAGTGGTGGCTGGTCTTCACCTTTCTGGCTGGATTCGTCGTCTGGGGCTTGTTCTATAACTGGAGTGTCCTGATCACAAAAGGTCAGGGTGAGGCGGGCGTAATGCGCCCGGATTATTGGGGTATTTTCCTCGTGAACACTGTGTTCTGGATCGGCATCAGCCATGCAGGGACGTTCATTTCCGCGATTCTGCGTGTCTTCCGGTCCGAATTCCGCCGCCCGTTCACCCGCGCGGCGGAATTGATGACGACTTTCGGCCTCGTGCAGGCTGGTTTCAGTGTCTTCATGCACATGGGACGTGTGTGGCTTGCCTACTGGCTCATGCCTTACCCCAACCAGCGCATGTTGTGGCCCAACCTGCATTCCCCGCTGACATGGGACCTGCTGGCGATCACGACCTATGTTTTGGGCAGTACGATGTATCTCTTCCTGCCTCTCATCCCCGATATGGCGATGGCGCGCGACCGTTCCACCGGCTGGCGAAAGACATTTTATAAAATCCTTGCCCTGGGTTTCCGCGGAACCGAAGGCGAGTGGACCCACCTGCGCAACGCGATGAATATCTTTGCGTTCGCGATCATCCCGGTGATGTTCTCGGTCCATACCATCGTGTCCTGGGACTTTGCGGCGGCCACCCGTCCCGGTTGGAACTCGACCATATTTGGTCCGTACTTCGTGATCGGAGCACTTCATTCCGGAATGGGCGCGGCGATCGCAGTGCTGGCGGTTATTCGCGGCACCATGAAGAATATGAAGTACTTCATCCGTCCGGAACATTTCGACGCGGTCGGCAAACTCATGCTCATTATCTCGATGGGCTGGACGTATTTCTTCTTCAATGATTACATGGTGCAGTGGTACGGCGGCGATAAGTGGACCCGCCAACTGCTTCACTTCCACGAAGCCGGTCCGTTGGGATGGTTATGGTTCGTCATGCTCATCTCCAACATCGCCATTCCCTGGGCGATCTTGTGGAATCAGAAATGGCGCTCCACCCCATGGCTTGTCGCCACGGTCGGCATCATCATTAACGTCGGCATGTGGATCGAGCGTTACGTGATCATCCCGATTTCGGTCACAATCAACCGCATGCCGTTTACCTGGCGTATGTACACGCCCGGCATCGAAATCCCGATGGGATTGGGTACGGTTGCGCTCTTTATCCTTCTGTATATGATCGCATCCAAGTTGATCCCGCTCATTCCTGTATGGGAAGTCCAGGAGGGGCAGATGGCGCATGCATTCAAGAAATTCGGCCGTGAGACGGTTGTCACCGTCAGCGAGCTGGAGTAG